The proteins below come from a single Zea mays cultivar B73 chromosome 8, Zm-B73-REFERENCE-NAM-5.0, whole genome shotgun sequence genomic window:
- the LOC100280177 gene encoding putative ribosomal protein S8 family protein isoform X1, translated as MVRVSVLNDALKSMYNAEKIGKRQVMIRPSSKVIIKFLTVMQRHGYIGEFEYVDDHRAGKIVVELNGRLNKCGVISPRFDVGVKEIEGWTARLLPSRQFGYIVLTTSAGIMDHEEARRKNVGGKVLGFFY; from the exons ATGGTGAGGGTCAGCGTGCTCAATGATGCTCTCAAGTCCATGTACAATGCTGAAAAGATAGGGAAACGTCAGGTCATGATCAGGCCGTCATCCAAGGTGATCATCAAGTTCCTGACGGTCATGCAGCGCCATG GTTACATTGGCGAGTTCGAGTACGTGGATGACCACAGAGCTGGGAAGATCGTGGTGGAGCTGAATGGAAGACTGAATAAATGTGGTGTTATTAGCCCacgttttgatgtaggtgttaagGAGATCGAGGGATGGACGGCGAGGCTTCTTCCATCTCGCCAG TTTGGCTACATCGTCCTAACAACTTCTGCTGGAATTATGGACCATGAGGAGGCCCGCCGTAAGAATGTTGGTGGCAAGGTTCTAGGTTTCTTTTATTGA